One Prodigiosinella aquatilis DNA window includes the following coding sequences:
- a CDS encoding polymer-forming cytoskeletal protein, whose translation MRKYHFLWVIWVMWAGGVIFWLTDARLALSAMVLRYGTLIGLSLILITLIAVFLGSKRSNHMFSFDKSKKSTETLQDAKTVNDAEQSVSMLPETALVASPVRVKKDTFISQGIQLAGRVEGNCNITIEGNIDGDVQCEHVIKVELGGSVKGELRAEQIIVNGLVEGQLYASVINVLSAGNVRGEVYVDEFTIEKGGVFIGQSNLLTQTKEKPEPKKKAVNNASNDNDENNVTVLAKPVK comes from the coding sequence GTGCGTAAATATCATTTTTTGTGGGTTATCTGGGTGATGTGGGCTGGTGGCGTTATTTTCTGGCTGACGGATGCACGTCTTGCATTATCGGCCATGGTATTGCGCTATGGAACCCTGATTGGTCTGAGTCTGATTTTAATCACCCTGATCGCTGTTTTTTTGGGAAGTAAAAGGAGTAACCATATGTTTTCATTTGATAAAAGTAAAAAATCCACTGAAACACTACAAGACGCTAAAACAGTAAATGATGCTGAACAGTCCGTGTCAATGCTACCGGAAACGGCGCTGGTCGCCAGTCCGGTACGGGTAAAAAAAGACACCTTTATTTCTCAGGGTATTCAGCTTGCTGGTCGGGTTGAAGGAAACTGCAACATCACTATTGAAGGCAATATCGACGGTGACGTGCAGTGTGAACACGTGATTAAAGTTGAGCTCGGTGGCAGTGTAAAAGGTGAACTGAGAGCGGAGCAGATTATCGTCAATGGTCTGGTCGAAGGTCAGTTGTATGCCAGTGTCATTAATGTTTTGTCTGCCGGTAATGTACGGGGCGAAGTTTATGTTGATGAATTTACTATTGAGAAAGGGGGAGTATTTATCGGTCAGTCTAATTTGTTGACGCAGACCAAAGAAAAACCGGAGCCAAAGAAAAAAGCCGTAAACAACGCGTCAAATGATAATGATGAAAATAATGTCACTGTGCTGGCTAAGCCAGTTAAATAA
- the casB gene encoding type I-E CRISPR-associated protein Cse2/CasB produces MGNTATLLMVKNLMATRINTWFDNLQNRHNESHNGRAERAELRRTLPPYGALTCAGFRRLANMLPDLLGGSETRLLALAVFTAVAAHAEGNNREKSFAAQLGEKIKGTDRTYLSTLRFERLQRATSPEEFCRLLIRAVKIRGEKGVNLPSLADGIFLWMAEWQARQHNEVPGIDPFKRNAVRWACEYGQATQTSVIDETTAAISDKE; encoded by the coding sequence ATGGGTAATACCGCAACACTGCTGATGGTGAAAAACCTGATGGCGACCCGTATCAATACGTGGTTCGATAATCTGCAAAACCGCCATAACGAAAGCCACAATGGTCGCGCCGAGCGGGCAGAATTGCGGCGCACACTGCCGCCTTACGGCGCGCTGACCTGTGCTGGTTTCCGCCGTCTGGCCAATATGCTGCCGGACTTACTGGGTGGCAGTGAAACCCGTCTGCTGGCGCTGGCGGTGTTTACTGCCGTGGCCGCCCATGCGGAAGGTAATAACCGTGAGAAAAGTTTTGCCGCTCAGTTAGGGGAAAAAATTAAAGGGACGGATCGTACTTACTTATCAACGCTGCGTTTTGAACGTTTACAGCGTGCCACCTCACCAGAAGAGTTCTGTCGTTTGCTGATCCGTGCAGTGAAAATTCGTGGTGAGAAAGGTGTGAATCTGCCCTCACTGGCGGATGGAATTTTCCTGTGGATGGCGGAGTGGCAGGCGCGACAGCATAACGAAGTCCCCGGCATCGATCCTTTTAAACGCAATGCAGTGCGCTGGGCCTGCGAATACGGCCAGGCAACACAAACTTCCGTAATAGACGAAACGACAGCCGCGATTTCAGATAAGGAATAA
- the cas3 gene encoding CRISPR-associated helicase Cas3', producing the protein MMENNKNGSVPLYYLYWGKANRPSGHNTDDEYHLLPYHCLDVAACGYWLVKQNRFQAQDIMQSLGLTGNAAALWLAWFLAWHDIGKFARGFQQLYSCPDSPLVKPAGKAYLERHDSLGFWLWNEVLYDRWQADPTWLPHATVPEKMERSIEIWMRLVCGHHGKPPLHKDSLSPAFHADDYQAAQDYLTELHRVFPSLTAFPSQFADKNWRQQLIQHSWSLAGIVVLADWLGSHQDDFPYRAEPISLVGYWHQHALPQAKIAVGRLPSAPVVKPFQGISGLFPFIQQPTPLQQQALAVDITAPGPQLFILEDVTGAGKTEAAMILAHRLMSQQKGQGIYVGLPTMATANAMYQRLSRAYRALYVEEHQPSLMLAHGAREMVTAFRQSLWSEDNRGQAQYDQSESSASAACNNWFADSRKKALLADVGVGTLDQALMAVMPYRHQSLRLLGLCNKILLLDEVHAYDAYMSKILENLLAFHARQGGSAVILTATLSSSQRERLLQAFHQGMNALAIPLHPEEDAGYPWFTHLTQQHLTELPLATRPEVQRSVQIHWLTQREQGIDIIRQALEAGQCICWIRNTVDDAIAVYQQLRQSPWLPQENLLLFHSRFAFCDRMEIEQQALAWFGKSDQAPQRCGKVLIATQVVEQSLDIDVDVMISDLAPVDLLIQRAGRLQRHIRALDGHCKTNLDAEPQHDERPAATLHILAPEWQPEAEASWLGSELRHSGFVYPDQAVLWRTQAVLRDSGAVHMPEDARMLIESVYEEQIPAPVALQDIANQVLGNTYSQRSVAKQSSLTMAQGYSITSSDRGWGEEVDIFTRLGAASIDVYLAWQSATDNELPQPYAGAGEFGWDKSRLSVRESWWQRHEKALPVLRDERLGRFRQCLHRPTAQVLLLTPGETPTFYRQETGLTVPETKN; encoded by the coding sequence ATGATGGAAAATAATAAAAATGGGTCCGTTCCCCTCTACTACCTTTATTGGGGGAAAGCGAACCGCCCTTCTGGTCATAATACCGATGATGAATATCATCTGCTGCCTTATCACTGCCTGGATGTGGCAGCTTGTGGGTATTGGCTGGTGAAGCAGAATCGCTTTCAGGCGCAGGATATTATGCAGTCGCTTGGGTTAACCGGGAATGCGGCTGCGTTGTGGCTGGCCTGGTTTCTGGCCTGGCATGATATCGGTAAATTTGCCAGAGGCTTCCAGCAACTCTATTCCTGTCCTGATTCACCGCTAGTCAAACCTGCCGGTAAGGCTTATCTGGAGCGCCACGATTCGCTGGGTTTCTGGTTGTGGAATGAGGTGCTTTATGATCGCTGGCAGGCTGATCCCACCTGGTTGCCACACGCTACGGTACCTGAAAAAATGGAGAGATCAATTGAGATATGGATGCGATTGGTGTGCGGACATCATGGTAAACCGCCGCTCCATAAGGACAGTCTGAGTCCGGCGTTTCATGCTGATGATTATCAAGCCGCGCAGGATTATCTGACTGAGCTGCACCGTGTTTTTCCCTCCTTAACCGCGTTCCCCTCACAATTTGCCGATAAAAACTGGCGACAACAGTTGATTCAACACAGTTGGTCTCTGGCGGGTATCGTGGTGCTGGCGGACTGGCTGGGTTCTCATCAGGACGACTTCCCCTATCGGGCAGAACCGATATCGTTGGTGGGGTATTGGCATCAGCACGCGTTACCTCAGGCCAAGATTGCGGTGGGCCGGTTGCCATCAGCACCCGTTGTGAAACCGTTTCAAGGCATTAGCGGACTATTCCCGTTTATCCAGCAGCCCACGCCATTGCAACAACAGGCGCTGGCGGTGGATATCACCGCACCCGGCCCGCAGTTGTTTATTCTGGAAGATGTGACCGGCGCAGGCAAAACTGAAGCGGCGATGATTCTGGCTCATCGCTTGATGAGCCAGCAAAAAGGGCAGGGGATTTATGTCGGGTTGCCGACGATGGCCACCGCCAATGCGATGTACCAGCGTTTGTCGCGGGCTTATCGGGCACTGTACGTGGAGGAACATCAACCTTCACTGATGCTGGCACACGGCGCGCGCGAGATGGTAACCGCGTTCCGTCAGTCATTATGGTCCGAAGATAACCGCGGACAGGCACAGTATGATCAGAGTGAATCCAGCGCCAGTGCAGCCTGCAACAATTGGTTCGCTGACTCGCGTAAAAAGGCGCTGTTGGCGGATGTTGGGGTTGGAACGCTTGATCAGGCGTTAATGGCGGTGATGCCTTACCGGCATCAATCACTCCGCTTGCTGGGGTTATGCAACAAAATTCTGCTTCTGGATGAAGTTCACGCCTATGACGCCTATATGAGCAAGATTCTGGAAAACCTGCTGGCGTTTCATGCCCGACAGGGCGGCAGTGCGGTTATTCTCACCGCCACGTTATCTTCCTCCCAACGTGAACGGTTGTTGCAGGCTTTTCATCAAGGGATGAACGCGCTAGCGATACCACTTCATCCTGAGGAGGACGCCGGATACCCGTGGTTTACCCACCTGACACAACAACATTTGACCGAGTTGCCGCTGGCGACCCGTCCGGAAGTACAACGCTCGGTACAGATCCACTGGCTAACGCAACGGGAGCAAGGGATCGACATTATTCGCCAGGCGCTGGAGGCCGGGCAGTGTATTTGCTGGATCCGCAATACTGTGGATGATGCGATAGCGGTGTATCAGCAATTACGTCAAAGCCCGTGGCTACCGCAAGAAAATCTACTGTTGTTTCATAGTCGTTTTGCATTTTGTGATCGCATGGAGATTGAGCAACAGGCGTTGGCGTGGTTTGGTAAATCCGACCAGGCGCCGCAACGGTGCGGCAAGGTGCTGATCGCCACGCAGGTAGTAGAACAGTCGTTGGATATCGACGTGGACGTGATGATAAGCGATCTGGCGCCGGTGGATTTACTGATTCAACGTGCCGGACGGTTACAGCGCCATATCCGTGCGCTAGATGGCCATTGTAAAACCAACCTGGACGCTGAACCGCAGCACGATGAACGTCCGGCCGCCACTCTACATATTCTGGCACCGGAATGGCAACCTGAGGCGGAGGCTTCCTGGCTGGGCAGTGAGTTACGCCACAGTGGTTTTGTCTATCCCGACCAGGCGGTGCTGTGGCGGACACAGGCGGTGTTACGTGATAGCGGCGCTGTTCATATGCCGGAAGATGCCCGCATGCTGATCGAAAGCGTCTATGAGGAGCAGATCCCTGCGCCTGTCGCATTGCAGGATATCGCCAATCAGGTGCTGGGTAACACCTACAGCCAGCGTTCAGTCGCTAAACAGTCGTCACTCACTATGGCGCAAGGGTATTCCATCACCTCCAGTGATCGCGGGTGGGGAGAAGAGGTCGATATCTTTACCCGGCTGGGTGCGGCTTCTATCGACGTTTATCTGGCCTGGCAGTCAGCCACTGACAATGAACTTCCGCAACCTTATGCCGGAGCCGGTGAATTCGGCTGGGATAAAAGTCGTTTATCGGTGCGGGAAAGCTGGTGGCAGAGGCATGAAAAAGCACTGCCGGTATTGCGGGACGAACGATTGGGACGGTTTCGCCAATGTTTGCACCGCCCGACGGCGCAGGTATTGCTGCTGACGCCGGGCGAGACACCTACGTTTTACCGTCAGGAAACGGGGCTGACCGTCCCGGAGACAAAGAATTAA
- a CDS encoding sucrose-specific PTS transporter subunit IIBC: MDIKAIAASLIPLLGGKENIASAAHCATRLRLVLKDDNLADKAAIEKVEGVKGCFQNAGQIQIIFGSGLVNKVYAEFIKVADINESTTTEAATLAAQKLNPLQRLARLLSNIFVPIIPAIVASGLLMGLLGMIKTYGWADANSAIFIMLDMFSSAAFIILPILIGFTAAREFGGNPYLGATLGGILTHPALTNAWGVAGGFKTMSLFGMDIAMIGYQGTVFPVLLAVWFMSLVEKRLRKVVPNTLDIIVTPFLTVIISGFVAMLLIGPAGRMLGDGISMVLSTLITHAGWLAGLLFGGLYSVIVITGVHHSFHAIEAGLLGNPNIGVNFLLPIWAMSNVAQGGACLAVYFKTRNVKIKAIALPSAFSAILGITEAAIFGINLRFVKPFLAALVGGALGGAWVVANHVNMTAVGLTGIPGLAIVQTGSILNYLIGMLIAFGVAFTVSLLLKYKTDSE, translated from the coding sequence ATGGATATTAAAGCCATTGCGGCTTCCCTTATCCCCCTGCTGGGTGGAAAGGAAAACATTGCCAGCGCCGCACACTGTGCCACACGTCTGCGTCTGGTTCTTAAGGATGACAATCTGGCAGACAAAGCCGCCATTGAGAAAGTCGAAGGGGTTAAAGGCTGTTTCCAAAATGCCGGACAAATACAGATTATTTTCGGCTCCGGGCTGGTGAATAAAGTCTATGCCGAATTCATCAAGGTGGCGGATATCAACGAATCCACTACCACAGAAGCGGCAACACTGGCGGCACAGAAACTCAATCCGTTGCAACGCCTCGCTCGTCTGCTTTCCAATATTTTTGTACCGATCATCCCGGCTATTGTTGCCTCTGGCCTGCTGATGGGACTGCTGGGCATGATCAAAACCTACGGCTGGGCAGATGCCAACAGTGCCATCTTCATTATGCTGGATATGTTTAGCTCCGCGGCGTTCATCATCCTGCCTATTTTAATCGGCTTTACCGCCGCGCGGGAATTTGGTGGCAATCCCTACCTCGGTGCCACTCTGGGCGGTATTTTGACCCATCCGGCATTGACCAACGCCTGGGGTGTCGCGGGTGGTTTCAAAACCATGTCACTGTTTGGCATGGATATCGCCATGATCGGCTATCAGGGGACGGTGTTCCCGGTACTGCTGGCAGTCTGGTTTATGAGTCTGGTTGAAAAACGGCTGCGAAAGGTGGTTCCCAATACGCTGGATATCATTGTCACACCCTTCCTGACCGTGATTATCTCCGGCTTTGTCGCCATGCTGTTAATCGGCCCGGCGGGCCGTATGTTGGGCGATGGCATTTCAATGGTGTTAAGCACGCTCATCACCCACGCAGGATGGCTGGCCGGTCTGTTGTTTGGTGGCCTTTACTCCGTTATTGTCATCACGGGTGTTCATCACAGCTTTCATGCCATTGAGGCAGGATTACTGGGAAACCCCAATATCGGCGTGAACTTTCTGCTGCCCATCTGGGCGATGTCCAACGTGGCGCAAGGTGGTGCCTGTCTGGCCGTTTATTTCAAAACCCGCAATGTCAAAATCAAGGCTATTGCACTGCCGTCGGCCTTCTCGGCCATACTAGGGATTACAGAAGCAGCAATCTTTGGTATCAACTTGCGTTTTGTAAAACCATTTTTGGCCGCCCTGGTAGGCGGTGCGCTTGGCGGCGCCTGGGTGGTTGCCAACCATGTGAACATGACCGCCGTCGGCTTAACCGGCATCCCCGGATTGGCTATAGTTCAGACGGGATCAATTCTGAACTATCTGATTGGCATGCTGATAGCATTCGGGGTAGCGTTTACCGTTTCATTACTGCTGAAATATAAAACGGATAGCGAATAA
- a CDS encoding aminoimidazole riboside kinase: MSHKIWVMGDAVVDLIPEDKDRYLRCPGGAPANVAVGVARLGGQSGFIGRVGKDVFGHFLRNTLIKEKVDVKNMILDSQHRTSTVVVSLDKQGERSFTFMVRPSADLFLQPEDLPDFQRGEWLHLCSIALSQEPSRSTAFQAMKYIKAAAGWVSFDPNIREDMWSSRQELLDCLDQAMALADVVKLSQEEFQLLSGTTDISRGTEQLMARYPLKLLLVTLGGYGVWLRDRQHLQHYHAPMVTPVDTTGAGDAFVAGLLHGLAEYETLDLLPSWQNIIDQAQNCGALATTAKGAMTALPFAHQLTKPSPLIH, encoded by the coding sequence ATGTCACATAAAATATGGGTAATGGGAGACGCTGTTGTCGATCTCATTCCAGAAGATAAAGACCGCTATCTGAGATGTCCGGGTGGTGCCCCTGCCAACGTAGCCGTAGGCGTTGCCAGACTAGGTGGACAAAGTGGGTTTATCGGCCGAGTCGGTAAAGATGTTTTTGGTCACTTCTTACGTAATACATTGATTAAAGAGAAAGTTGATGTCAAAAACATGATATTGGACAGCCAGCATCGCACATCAACGGTAGTGGTCAGTCTGGACAAACAGGGAGAACGATCGTTTACCTTTATGGTGCGTCCCAGCGCGGATTTGTTCCTACAGCCGGAAGATTTACCGGATTTTCAGCGCGGAGAATGGTTACACCTATGTTCCATCGCGCTCTCTCAGGAGCCGTCCCGCAGTACGGCGTTTCAGGCGATGAAATACATCAAAGCCGCAGCCGGCTGGGTCAGCTTTGATCCCAACATCCGAGAAGATATGTGGAGCAGCCGCCAGGAACTGCTGGATTGCCTCGACCAGGCCATGGCATTAGCGGATGTAGTGAAACTGTCACAAGAGGAGTTTCAGTTACTCAGCGGTACCACGGATATCAGCAGAGGAACTGAGCAATTAATGGCGCGCTATCCGCTGAAATTACTACTGGTAACATTAGGCGGATACGGAGTGTGGCTGCGGGATCGACAGCACTTGCAACACTATCACGCCCCGATGGTGACACCTGTCGACACGACGGGTGCCGGAGACGCTTTTGTCGCCGGTCTACTGCACGGTTTGGCGGAATATGAAACACTCGACCTCCTGCCATCCTGGCAAAATATTATCGATCAGGCACAAAACTGCGGTGCATTGGCGACCACCGCCAAAGGCGCCATGACGGCGTTACCCTTTGCTCATCAGTTAACCAAACCTTCTCCCCTAATTCACTGA
- the casA gene encoding type I-E CRISPR-associated protein Cse1/CasA produces the protein MFSLIEAPWLPVIRADGRQDQISPRQLTDDQVIDLDWPRADFQGAAYQLLIGLLQTAYSPEDEEAWQEVWDNGLGEGWLAALISLAPAMQFGPQKPAFLQDFSSLDSDPMPISGLLIEAPGGNTLKLNKDHFIKRGTVKAICPHCAAMALYTLQTNSPSGGVGHRTGMRGGGPITTLLMPTDNHQPLWRKLWMNVMTQTVIPCSGCSSAVFPWLAATHTSEGDKDKVTPENADELQAYWGMPRRIEIDFSQSQAGKCDLCGTVSASLLTHYRTKNYGVQYDSWQHPLTPYRQSLKDGLLLSVKGQPGGLVYRDWLGVVLGNEDRNNVTIPARVVQKNHGYKCLRRKVGLWCFGYDMDNMKARCWYEHHVPLLEGASPEIRDYLALAIELATDTQTLLRQSVKEAWFDRPKDVGGDFSFIDVAFWQETEQFFVRLYQNLVNGQPAAEALRQWQHALYLYLLGTYDRLTFGNPDQHGDLLRAVGARNKMVKFFYSQKIAKLIKQMQPENMEAQNG, from the coding sequence ATGTTTTCATTGATTGAAGCGCCGTGGTTACCGGTTATCCGCGCTGATGGGCGTCAGGACCAGATTTCTCCCCGACAGTTAACTGACGATCAGGTGATTGATCTTGACTGGCCGCGTGCGGATTTTCAGGGTGCGGCCTATCAGTTGCTGATTGGCCTGCTGCAAACTGCCTATTCACCGGAAGATGAAGAAGCGTGGCAGGAGGTGTGGGATAACGGGCTGGGAGAGGGTTGGCTGGCGGCGTTAATTTCGTTGGCACCCGCCATGCAGTTTGGGCCGCAAAAACCGGCATTTTTACAGGATTTCTCCTCACTCGACAGCGATCCAATGCCGATCTCCGGCCTGCTGATTGAGGCTCCCGGCGGTAATACTCTCAAGCTAAATAAAGACCATTTCATCAAGCGTGGCACAGTCAAGGCCATTTGCCCACATTGCGCCGCGATGGCGCTCTATACCTTACAAACTAATTCTCCCTCCGGCGGTGTGGGGCATCGTACCGGGATGCGCGGTGGTGGGCCGATCACCACGCTGCTGATGCCGACGGATAACCATCAGCCTCTGTGGCGCAAACTGTGGATGAATGTGATGACACAAACGGTGATCCCCTGTTCCGGTTGCTCGTCAGCGGTATTCCCGTGGTTGGCTGCGACCCACACCAGTGAAGGGGATAAAGACAAAGTGACGCCGGAAAACGCCGATGAGCTACAGGCGTACTGGGGAATGCCTCGGCGCATTGAAATCGATTTCAGCCAGTCACAGGCTGGGAAGTGCGATCTGTGTGGCACGGTGTCAGCGTCGTTACTGACCCACTACCGTACAAAAAATTACGGTGTTCAGTACGACAGTTGGCAGCACCCGCTAACGCCGTACCGCCAATCGCTAAAAGATGGATTGCTGCTGTCCGTGAAGGGTCAGCCGGGAGGGCTGGTGTACCGCGACTGGCTGGGCGTGGTGCTGGGCAATGAAGATCGTAATAACGTCACGATCCCGGCCAGAGTGGTGCAGAAAAATCACGGTTACAAATGTTTGCGCAGAAAAGTCGGGCTGTGGTGTTTTGGCTACGATATGGACAATATGAAAGCCCGTTGTTGGTATGAGCACCATGTTCCCTTACTGGAGGGGGCTAGCCCGGAAATCCGAGATTATCTGGCGTTGGCGATTGAGCTGGCAACCGATACGCAGACGCTATTGCGTCAGTCGGTAAAAGAGGCCTGGTTTGATCGCCCGAAAGATGTGGGGGGAGATTTCAGCTTTATTGATGTGGCCTTCTGGCAGGAAACCGAGCAGTTTTTTGTCCGGCTGTATCAGAATCTGGTTAACGGTCAACCGGCAGCGGAAGCGCTCAGACAGTGGCAGCACGCGCTGTATCTCTATCTGCTCGGCACCTATGACCGTCTTACCTTTGGCAACCCGGATCAACACGGCGATTTACTGCGGGCAGTAGGCGCACGCAACAAAATGGTGAAATTCTTTTACAGTCAAAAAATTGCCAAACTGATTAAGCAAATGCAGCCAGAAAACATGGAGGCTCAGAATGGGTAA
- a CDS encoding carbohydrate porin: protein MKPRYLAVTLGLIFSAPYVSAASADSIEARLNALEQRLQQAEQRAQQAEARADAAEKEAQTLTARTEQVEQTARQITQRTETLASKSNFADGFEFHGYARSGLSINDSTTSSNADMGPSMTPAGSTGGYVGRLGNEDDTYLEMKLEHKTKLDNGATTRFKVMMADGQRSYNDWTASSSDLNVREAFVELGSLPTFTGAFKGTTLWAGKRFDRDNFDIHWLDSDIVFLAGTGGGIYDIQPVDGWKTSVSIYGRSLGDITSRDNEIHNYVLTSNNRIGPFQFMLSGLSAKNNNRRETSDVDLSTSVTNVNAGDKGYHTMLAWHGDSFYGMRDGTSKTAVLYGHGLGAEVKNIGSDGNLTQDADTWRLATYGTTALNKTWSFAPSILAQTSKNRYVKGDNYQWATFNARFIQEITENFALAYEGSYQYMDLNPQGYLSRNHVSGGFYKLTFAPTFKVGDIANFFSRPELRLFATYMNWDKRLDNYSTSDAFGSTGFTAGGEWNFGVQMETWF, encoded by the coding sequence ATGAAGCCACGCTATCTCGCCGTAACACTAGGGCTAATCTTCTCTGCCCCTTACGTATCAGCCGCCAGCGCTGACAGCATTGAAGCCCGACTGAACGCACTGGAACAACGTCTGCAACAAGCGGAACAACGCGCACAACAGGCTGAAGCCAGAGCCGATGCCGCGGAAAAAGAGGCCCAGACGCTGACTGCCCGCACTGAACAGGTAGAGCAGACCGCCAGACAAATAACCCAGCGTACTGAAACGCTGGCCAGCAAAAGCAATTTTGCCGACGGATTTGAATTTCATGGTTATGCCCGTTCCGGGTTGTCCATTAATGATTCAACCACCAGTTCCAATGCCGACATGGGGCCCAGCATGACACCCGCCGGAAGCACCGGTGGTTATGTCGGCCGTTTGGGTAATGAAGATGACACTTATCTTGAAATGAAACTGGAGCACAAAACCAAGCTGGACAATGGCGCCACCACGCGCTTTAAGGTGATGATGGCTGATGGTCAGCGCAGCTATAACGACTGGACCGCGTCTTCCAGCGATCTGAACGTACGCGAAGCGTTTGTGGAACTGGGTTCCCTGCCGACCTTCACTGGTGCGTTCAAGGGCACCACATTATGGGCTGGTAAACGTTTTGACCGTGATAACTTTGATATCCATTGGCTTGATTCCGATATCGTTTTCCTGGCAGGGACGGGGGGCGGTATCTATGATATACAACCCGTGGACGGCTGGAAAACCAGCGTTTCAATTTATGGACGCAGCCTGGGGGACATCACCTCACGGGATAACGAAATCCATAACTATGTGTTAACCAGTAACAACAGGATCGGGCCATTCCAGTTTATGCTGAGCGGCTTGAGCGCCAAAAATAATAACCGTCGCGAAACCAGCGACGTGGACCTGAGCACATCGGTGACAAACGTTAACGCTGGTGACAAGGGTTATCACACTATGCTGGCCTGGCATGGCGACAGCTTCTATGGGATGCGTGACGGAACATCCAAAACCGCCGTGTTATATGGACACGGGCTGGGGGCAGAAGTGAAAAATATCGGTTCGGACGGTAACCTGACGCAGGATGCAGATACCTGGCGACTAGCGACCTATGGCACCACAGCACTGAACAAAACCTGGAGCTTCGCACCCTCAATTCTGGCACAAACCAGTAAAAATCGTTATGTCAAAGGCGATAACTATCAATGGGCCACCTTCAACGCGCGCTTTATTCAGGAAATCACAGAAAACTTCGCGCTGGCTTATGAAGGCAGCTATCAGTATATGGATCTTAATCCTCAGGGATATTTATCGCGCAATCATGTAAGTGGTGGATTTTATAAGCTGACATTCGCACCAACGTTCAAAGTCGGCGATATTGCCAATTTCTTCAGTCGCCCGGAATTGCGTTTATTCGCAACCTATATGAACTGGGATAAACGTCTGGATAATTACTCCACCAGTGACGCCTTCGGTTCGACGGGCTTTACGGCAGGCGGTGAATGGAACTTCGGTGTCCAGATGGAAACCTGGTTCTGA